One region of Bombus affinis isolate iyBomAffi1 chromosome 5, iyBomAffi1.2, whole genome shotgun sequence genomic DNA includes:
- the LOC126916082 gene encoding NAD-dependent protein deacetylase Sirt6, whose product MSCSYADGLSQYENKGVLGLEERYDSVEALRLKCGLLADWIQAARHVVVHTGAGISTAAGIPDFRGTNGVWTLEQKGLKPTMNISFDEAIPTKTHMALKKLVDAKKVKFIISQNIDGLHLRSGVQRQYLAELHGNMFTEQCDKCGRQFIRNFATKSVGKKSLDTVCRSEQIGGRPCRGRMHDTILDWEHNLPDSDLSLSDLHSSVADLSICLGTTLQIIPSGNLPLYTKKYGGRLVICNLQSTKHDKKADLIINGNVDEIMISVMKKLGLEIPEYESTMDPTRNSDTTSKEMDWTIPTSRIKEMNVLYKKVCKPMRRKRKTFMYERERTDTKRETKTKKQAFMMKQDIKAEDTMNTANQVCNNAVVPEDISNNAVKIEDEMKDIEQFDFTANNMTQPDPGLEVNDIL is encoded by the exons AGATACGACAGCGTTGAGGCGTTGCGACTGAAGTGCGGCCTTCTAGCCGATTGGATACAGGCGGCACGGCACGTAGTCGTCCACACCGGCGCCGGCATCAGCACTGCTGCGGGCATTCCGGATTTTCG AGGTACAAATGGAGTATGGACATTAGAGCAGAAAGGTTTGAAACCTACAATGAACATTTCTTTTGACGAAGCAATTCCTACAAAAACACATATGGCATTGAAAAAATTAGTAGATGCTA AAAaagttaaatttattataagtcAAAATATTGATGGCTTGCATCTTCGATCAGGAGTACAGAGACAGTATCTTGCAGAATTGCATGGAAATATGTTTACCGAACAATGTGATAAATGTGGAAG GCAATTTATTCGGAACTTTGCAACTAAAAGCGTAGGAAAAAAGTCCCTGGACACTGTATGTAGATCTGAGCAAATTGGTGGTCGTCCGTGCCGTGGACGCATGCACGACACCATCCTCGATTGGGAACACAACTTGCCAGACAGTGATCTATCTTTATCTGACTTACACTCTAG TGTCGCGGATTTAAGTATATGTCTTGGGACGACGCTTCAAATTATCCCGAGCGGTAATTTACCTCTGTACACCAAAAAATACGGAGGACGTCTTGTTATATGTAATCTACAATCCACAAAACAT GACAAAAAGGCAGACTTAATTATCAATGGCAATGTTGACGAAATAATGATCAGCGTTATGAAAAAGTTAGGACTAGAGATACCCGAATACGAAAGTACAATGGATCCTACGCGTAATTCTGACACAACGTCCAAAGAAATGGACTGGACGATACCAACGAGCAGAATAAAAGAAATGAACGTATTGTACAAGAAGGTGTGCAAACCGATGAGAAGGAAACGAAAGACCTTCATGTACGAGCGGGAAAGAACTGACACGAAACGGGAGACGAAAACGAAGAAGCAAGCGTTCATGATGAAACAGGATATAAAAGCAGAGGATACGATGAACACAGCGAATCAGGTTTGCAACAACGCGGTAGTTCCGGAGGATATAAGCAATAACGCGGTGAAAATCGAGGACGAGATGAAAGACATAGAACAGTTCGACTTCACCGCGAACAACATGACTCAGCCAGATCCTGGGTTGGAAGTGAACGACATACTGTAG